From the Lolium rigidum isolate FL_2022 chromosome 2, APGP_CSIRO_Lrig_0.1, whole genome shotgun sequence genome, one window contains:
- the LOC124690128 gene encoding uncharacterized protein LOC124690128, translated as MGWAGYDNVSPTNRGSADESTDFEMAAAAPAPAPAAAPATGKRKRDLSEDDVYLILHKYSPTQVLTVLQEVSQHAERRRIDWRALVAKTATGITSARDYQMLWRYLAYGHDFVELVDQSAQPLGDESDLECEIEPSPTPSSEALAEASGFAKILMYGSSREQASSHRANPEVAVLNTPNEKIPRVPSDKQLGQSHRLTNGTGPVSNSKQASYTGLSLDPFDGNGPHKKKKKPKPWSKEEDADLTTGVHKCGEGNWHDILHKYSFDSARTAIQLSQRWAVISKRQGTTKPVNAKPASNFDIKATQKAFSMALGMPVRRPGLSALRTGISQQSTQHHAPVSGTATAELKSATSSSSLPLPVPVPVSAPVPVPVQVQMPLPQVQQAPAQVAPLRVSNTSNKSRNNTKKQAAQANLTNAPSSIQAAAIAAGGRIATPSVATNLLKAAQSTKAVHIRSRGTGSSKTSASSKSSTMAGESGPQPGSAQHPELPNCSAPAPSPSVLTTQSTEQVNVVPEVAGVNPPEQSASANLLEGDRTLSTTPVSGPCDSMEIDDDSTFCVVTMEDLFPEDVKQPDIVDPKAEEIIDPKAEEIIDPKADDIIDPKAEDIIDSKDADMLEFDRFVAQGCLGIDKSIGVRIAPGAQAAIASQKKQPKQLPTAGKSIPIFTAATMKKTKTLGSHGATFPPTVTSGGLVGTGNAGVLSKALGGQPTGPGTAGKQNRCQEIMSQKQHATNSKSNGMTKIAAPGAGTPARNAASSAGTLARNVAPGTGTLASNAVPGAGVPARNVAGSAVAQARNAAPIAGTPARNAATGTGAAVRNVSPGTGTLAKNTPPVAGAAARIVSPGTGTLGKIVAPGAGAPLRNASPGTGTLAKNTPPGVRAAARNVSPGTGTVAKNSAPATGAAARSAAPGTGALAKNTAPATGPPARNVAPGTGSPANRQYNLVVKVNNGASKGNPPASK; from the exons ATGGGCTGGGCTGGATATGATAACGT TTCCCCAACTAACCGCGGAAGCGCCGACGAATCAACAGACTtcgagatggcggcggcggctcctgctccggctccggcggcggcgccggcgacggggAAGCGGAAGCGGGATCTCTCCGAGGACGACGTGTACCTCATCCTCCACAA GTACTCGCCCACTCAGGTCCTGACGGTCCTTCAGGAGGTGTCGCAGCACGCGGAGAGGAGGAGGATCGACTGGAGGGCGCTGGTCGCCAAGACGGCCACGGGGATCACCTCCGCCCGCGATTACCAGATGCTCTGGCGCTACTTGGCCTACGGCCACGACTTCGTCGAGCTGGTCGACCAAAGCGCCCAACCTCTG GGCGATGAGAGCGACTTGGAATGTGAGATTGAACCCTCTCCTACCCCGAGCAGCGAGGCTCTAGCCGAGGCCTCAGGGTTCGCCAAG ATCTTAATGTATGGATCTTCACGTGAACAAGCTTCTAGTCATCGTGCTAACCCAGAAGTTGCGGTGCTAAATACTCCAAATGAGAAGATACCGCGTGTTCCATCTGACAAACAGCTTGGTCAGAGTCACCGTCTAACAAATGGTACAGGTCCAGTTTCCAACTCAAAACAGGCATCCTATACAGGGTTATCTCTTGATCCTTTTGATGGAAATGGACctcacaaaaagaaaaagaagcctAAACCATGGTCGAAAGAGGAGGATGCGGACTTAACGACTGGTGTACATAAGTGTGGTGAAGGAAATTGGCATGACATTCTGCATAAATATAGCTTTGATAGTGCAAGAACTGCTATTCAATTATCTCAG AGATGGGCAGTAATTTCCAAGCGTCAAGGAACAACCAAGCCTGTTAACGCTAAACCAGCTTCGAACTTTGATATAAAAGCTACTCAAAAGGCATTTTCTATGGCTCTTGGTATGCCTGTGCGGAGGCCTGGATTATCTGCATTAAGAACAG GAATTTCACAACAAAGCACTCAACATCATGCTCCAGTATCTGGTACTGCAACAGCTGAGTTAAAATCTGCAACATCCTCTTCATCACTCCCATTGCCAGTACCAGTGCCAGTCTCAGCCCCCGTGCCTGTGCCAGTTCAAGTGCAGATGCCACTTCCTCAGGTGCAACAAGCTCCTGCCCAAGTTGCACCCTTAAGAGTGTCAAATACTTCAAACAAGTCAAGAAATAACACGAAGAAGCAAGCTGCACAAGCAAATCTTACAAATGCTCCTTCCTCGATACAAGCTGCAGCTATTGCTGCTGGTGGACGAATCGCCACACCTAGTGTGGCCACAAACTTGTTGAAAGCTGCACAATCTACAAAAGCTGTGCATATAAGATCTCGAGGAACAGGATCTTCGAAAACTTCTGCAAGCTCCAAATCATCCACTATGGCTGGTGAGTCTGGGCCACAGCCTGGTAGTGCTCAACACCCAGAACTTCCAAATTGTAGTGCCCCGGCACCATCTCCTTCTGTTTTGACTACACAGTCAACTGAGCAAGTTAATGTTGTGCCAGAAGTTGCAGGAGTTAATCCCCCGGAACAATCTGCTAGTGCTAATTTGTTGGAAGGTGATAGAACATTGAGCACCACACCAGTGTCTGGCCCATGCGACAGTATGGAGATCGACGATGACTCCACGTTCTGTGTAGTCACGATGGAGGACTTGTTTCCTGAAGATGTGAAGCAGCCAGATATTGTAGACCCCAAGGCTGAGGAGATCATAGATCCCAAGGCTGAGGAGATCATTGATCCCAAGGCTGACGACATCATAGATCCCAAGGCTGAGGACATCATAGATTCCAAGGATGCTGACATGCTGGAGTTTGATCGCTTTGTTGCCCAAGGATGCTTGGGTATAGATAAGAGCATAGGTGTCAGAATTGCTCCTGGAGCTCAAGCTGCCATTGCCAGCCAGAAGAAACAACCGAAACAGTTACCCACAGCTGGGAAAAGCATCCCTATTTTTACAGCAGCAACCATGAAGAAGACCAAAACTCTAGGTTCGCATGGAGCGACCTTTCCACCGACAGTCACCTCTGGTGGCCTTGTTGGCACAGGCAATGCTGGTGTGCTGAGTAAAGCATTAGGGGGGCAACCAACTGGTCCAGGCACCGCAGGAAAACAAAATAGGTGCCAAGAAATTATGTCCCAGAAGCAGCATGCcacgaactcaaaaagtaatggaATGACCAAGATTGCGGCTCCTGGCGCTGGAACACCAGCCAGGAATGCGGCTTCGAGCGCTGGAACACTAGCCAGGAATGTGGCTCCCGGCACTGGAACACTAGCCAGTAATGCGGTTCCCGGCGCCGGAGTACCAGCCAGGAATGTGGCTGGCAGCGCCGTAGCACAAGCCAGGAATGCAGCTCCCATTGCTGGAACACCAGCCAGGAATGCAGCCACCGGCACCGGAGCAGCAGTCAGGAATGTGTCTCCAGGCACTGGAACACTGGCTAAGAATACGCCTCCCGTTGCCGGAGCAGCAGCCAGGATCGTGTCTCCAGGCACTGGAACACTAGGTAAGATTGTGGCTCCCGGCGCTGGAGCACCACTCAGGAATGCGTCTCCAGGCACTGGAACACTAGCTAAGAATACGCCTCCCGGCGTCAGAGCAGCAGCCAGGAACGTGTCTCCAGGCACTGGAACAGTAGCTAAGAATTCAGCTCCCGCCACTGGAGCAGCGGCCAGGAGTGCGGCTCCAGGCACTGGAGCACTAGCTAAGAATACGGCTCCTGCGACAGGACCACCAGCTAGGAATGTGGCTCCCGGCACTGGATCGCCAGCTAATCGCCAATATAACCTGGTGGTGAAGGTGAATAACGGGGCTAGTAAGGGGAATCCACCAGCCAGCAAGTAG
- the LOC124692371 gene encoding serine/threonine-protein kinase SAPK7-like, which produces MEKYELLKDIGSGNFGVARLMRNRETKELVAMKYIPRGHKIDENVAREIINHRSLRHPNIIRFKEVLLTPTHLAIVMEYAAGGELFDRICTAGRFSEDEARYFFQQLICGVSYCHFMQICHRDLKLENTLLDGNPAPRLKICDFGYSKSSLLHSKPKSTVGTPAYIAPEVLSRREYDGKMADVWSCGVTLYVMLVGGYPFEDPDDPKDFRKTIGRIVSIQYNIPEYVHISQDCRQLLSKIFVANPAKRITIREIRNHPWFLKNLPRELTEVVQAKYYKKDNSAPIFSDQTVEEIMKIVEDARTPPPSSVPVAGFGWAEEEDQEDGKRSDEEHKNDDDDDEEYDVEDEYDKHVKQVHASGEFQLS; this is translated from the exons ATGGAGAAGTACGAGCTCCTCAAGGACATCGGCTCCGGCAACTTCGGGGTGGCGCGGCTGATGCGGAACAGAGAGACCAAGGAGCTCGTCGCCATGAAGTACATCCCGCGCGGCCACAAG ATTGACGAGAATGTGGCCAGGGAGATCATAAACCACCGCTCGCTGCGGCACCCCAACATAATTCGGTTCAAGGAG GTTCTGCTCACGCCTACGCACCTCGCAATCGTCATGGAGTACGCCGCCGGCGGCGAGCTCTTCGACCGGATCTGCACCGCCGGAAGATTCAGCGAGGATGAG GCGAGGTACTTCTTCCAGCAGCTGATTTGTGGCGTTAGCTACTGCCACTTCATG CAAATTTGCCACCGGGACTTGAAACTGGAGAACACGTTGCTGGATGGTAACCCAGCTCCGCGTCTCAAGATCTGCGATTTTGGATACTCCAAG TCATCGCTGCTGCACTCGAAACCCAAGTCCACTGTTGGGACTCCTGCATACATTGCTCCGGAGGTGCTCTCTCGCCGGGAATACGATGGCAAG ATGGCAGACGTGTGGTCTTGTGGAGTGACCCTTTATGTGATGCTTGTTGGTGGATACCCTTTTGAAGACCCTGATGATCCCAAGGATTTCCGAAAGACGATCGGG AGGATCGTGTCAATTCAATACAATATACCGGAGTATGTCCACATATCGCAAGATTGTAGGCAACTCCTCTCTAAGATCTTTGTCGCAAATCCTGCAAAG AGAATAACGATAAGGGAGATCAGAAACCACCCCTGGTTTCTGAAGAACTTGCCTAGAGAGTTAACAGAAGTTGTACAAGCAAAGTACTACAAAAAGGACAACAGTGCTCCGATCTTTTCTGACCAAACTGTTGAAGAAATCATGAAAATTGTTGAGGATGCACGCACGCCACCTCCATCATCTGTTCCAGTTGCTGGTTTTGGGTGGGCGGAGGAAGAAGATCAAGAAGATGGAAAGAGATCTGATGAGGAACACAagaacgacgacgacgatgatgaggaataTGATGTCGAGGACGAGTATGACAAGCACGTAAAGCAAGTCCATGCTAGTGGAGAGTTTCAGCTCAGCTGA